The genomic DNA tgtgtgggggggggttcacaGCTTATTCTGGTGCTTGTGAGTCAGAAATCATTGCAATTAGTCAAACCAAGACTGTCCAATAGATGAGAAGCTAGCATGGATTTGATACCAGTTTAAGTACAATGTCCAGCTTTTGACTCTATTGTCATAATGCGATTTAATCAGTCTCGACACCAAATTTCAAATAATCAGGCTAGCCATGCTACTACACTTTGTAATTGTACTGATACTCCTTTCAAAGCTGTCAGGATGCATACTATAACAGACGCAATGGGGACAAAGATAGCTCAGGACACCTGTCATAACACCTGCCTCTCAGCAGATCTGAACTCCTCGCAGGTGAAAAATGTTTCTGAtgacaaaagacatttttagttttagttagtaTTCAAGTTAATGACATTGGTATTAAGTGGCATAACAATGTTTTCCTGCATATTTCAGTTGCCCAGAGTGCGGCCCAGGCAAGAGCCCGTGACCGCCACATCAGGCACCATGATGGAGGGGGGAATGCAGCTGCTTAACCGAGATGGCCACAGCATCTCGCACAACTCGAAGCGCCACTACCACGACTCCTTTGTGTCCATGAACAGGATGCGACAGCGCGGCCTGCTGTGTGACATTGTGCTCCATGTCTCCAACAAAGAAATCAAGGCGCACAAAGTGGTGCTGGCATCCTGCAGCCCCTACTTCCACGCTATGTTTACAAGTAAGTTCAGTCCACTTGTGCCTTAGTGCTTTTATCCCTAAAATCCATAAAGCCCAGGATGTTGCATGCCTCAGACACTTTAGGGCTCTGACATCCAAATGTGCGTAATTTTGCTCTGTTGCTCAGAGTTTGATAACACAACACCGCATTTGCAGTAAATGCCACCTCATCCTTTCAGCATCATCGCTTCCTTCCCCTTCTTCCTGTCTGGGGCACAAGTGGTCAGATGAGGTGTGTGCGAGTCTCACATTTCCTCCCTGTCACTAGACCTTTTTGTGGGTACAATTTGTCACCAGACAGTCTGTTGtcaattttattaaaacaactaaataaacGGACAACAACAGATGGACATTTGACAGTGTTGCCATGTGTCAGCATGATTGAACAGGGAGGCAATATATCAGCCGAGTTTTACTGGTTATAACTCATTGGAAAATGTAATAGCTCTTGTTCTGTGTGACAATGCAGATGAGATGTCGGAGAGTCGGCAGACCCATGTCACCCTTCATGACATCGACTGTCAGGCTTTGGAGCAGCTGGTCCAGTATGCCTACACAGCAGAGATTGTGGTCGGGGAAGGCAATGTGCAGGTAGGGTAAATTATTTTGGATTTATAGACAAGATTGTTAAATTAGACTTTTAATTTGACCCCATTCATCAAAGCGCAAACAGACTCAATGTATTTTCACCTGTAATTGCACTCTTTTTAGACATTGCTCCCAGCAGCCAGTCTGCTGCAGCTCAACGGGGTGCGGGACGCCTGTTGCAAGTTCCTCCTCAGCCAGCTGGACCCCTCCAACTGCCTGGGCATCCGAGGCTTCGCTGATACACACTCCTGCAGCGACCTGCTCAAGTCAGCCCACAAGTATGTCCTGCAGCACTTTGTGGAGGTGTCCAAGACAGAGGAGTTCATGTTGCTGCCACTGAAACAAGTAAGattgatgttgttttgttttctgttgtgtctTATGCCAACTGGTGCTTTCAAAGGAAGCAGATTTTAAAAGTAGCGTGTTCATAGTGGGAACCAGTTCTTGGTTTATGTGCTTACTGGTAGTTGCTTCCTCAATTTGACAGTCACCATCGGGAACATggtataaaagtaaaatacttTAATGTAAATGCCACTTCCCCCTAAAgactaaaaacatttcctgATCAGGCCTagtctcagtttaatttgcgaCAGCTGGTGGGAGTCATATTTCTTTGGAATGTCATTTATCCATCCAATCTACCCAATTGCTTAGAAATATGCCAAAGAAAACATCAAAGATAAACATACAGTAATATAATTATTACTACTAAGTTTCTGCATGTTGTTTATCACCTTTTCCCCACTAATAGGAACATAGCTGCCATGTGTTTTTCACATTAGAGGCTCCCAAAGGGAAGTGGCCATAAGCATGTCGTTATTTTTTCCTCAGCTAGCTGCATCAATCACTGTCTCTTGTGGTTTTATCATTCCACTGTGCTGTCATAGAGCTAATAGCATTGCATACTTCTGAGGTATCAAGGAAACATTCTTATTTGGTTTCAACACTGACCATTTGCAGCTAAGGTTTTTGGAAATGTAGGTACGATTTAGGCTTGCTTATTCAGTATTAGCCATCAAGTGGGGCTGCTGTGGCCAGAAGGTTGCTAGTTTGATTCCCAGACAGGCGAGATAAATGGCTGAAGTGTCCTTTAGCAAGGCACATAACATCAACTGCTTCATTAGAACCACTCTGCAGCCAACAGGTCAGACTGTAATTTTACTGACTACTAGAGCCCTATATTGCACCCGGCGCAGTGCAAAGCCCGATGCAAGTGTCTtttctagtttaagaccgactcagttgtcaatttcccatccagTGTCtacgttgtttaaatagcaaatgcacatgcatccatctttgcgcccatgggcatgctggtcttatagggaggtgtgttcaggtaaaTTCTGGCGttttgctatcttgaggcaacGGGAAGTGATCGCGTTTGACCAAAagaaacctggtctaaagtcaacagtgcagcatttcattgttatttaaacagcacattagtaaaatgtgcctaggcttatgcacagcgtacacacacactctgcttgttacacacacacacaagaaagagcaacagcacacagacatgcaaacgattacatataaaataggacggtgcaaatccgccatcataatagcaatgcaccaaggtacaaacgtAATTGGCTGTTAAAGAGAATAGGAGATGacacactgattggtttattgcatgttacggcCAAAACACACCTATTAATTAATGTTGACACTAAGTACAAtccttttgaaccatgtgccCTTTTTCTGCCTTCGAACTAgcaaagtggatttggacacgtcCTAAATGCACCAGCGCCAGGCGCTTCATGCTGTGCGCTTAGATCTTTAAAATactaataaaataaactaaattaattTCCAAGTCTGATAAGGGAGTTATTATAGGAATTAAACAGGCCTTTCATTTTAAGTAAAAGACTCAAAACATAATTGTGCTAATTGTTTCTATAAATATTCCTGAATAGTCAAAAAGTACTGACATTTTTCATAAACATGTAAAATGCAgttttttctaaataaacatCACCATATAAGACAGCATCTAAAAGCCCAGCAGGTGATATGTTCCTCCAGTCAGGTGTAGGAAAGGTTTGTGTTGATGTCTCAATAAAGGAAAGAAACCCATCATCCCttctaagaccaagagactggatcacatcactccagttctgaagtctttacactggcttcctgtgtctcaaagaattgatttcaaagtacttttgctagtttataaatcactcaatggtttaggaccaaaatacatttctgatctgctactacactatgacccccccagacctctcaggtcatctgggacaggtctactgtctgtccccagagtcagaactaaacagggtgaagcagctttcagtttctctgctcctcatatctggaataaactcccagaaacctgcagatccgctgctactctcagttcttttaaatcaaggctgaagacctttctttttgatgttgcctttctttaaatgactgttcatttctttaatgtttaatttcttatgctgcactgtaacttttattcttgtgttttatgtgtcttaatgtttttatttttaactgtctattcatgtgttttatcagtttttaatgcttatgacacttgtgttttatctgttttatggatttttttgaggaaaaggaataagtataaaggttgtgtaatacagagaaagaatgACTTgaagggtaacactttaaagaaaaagtgtgaatgtgtagtgtcgcaaatagacacgaaaggcagcactagATTGGCNNNNNNNNNNtgaagaagagtccaaggagacgaaaggtaacttTTCTAAAAATAcagtcgtgaagggtagtgacactgagggtgNNNNNNNNNNAGGTAGCACTAaaattgactaattagtgtgagggtagtctcaagtgggttagggttagggttttatctgtcttaatgtttttactcttaactgttttacttgtgttttatctgtttaactgattttgtgtagagcacttgccctgttgctgaaatgtgctatacaaataaagctgccttgccttgtcttCTATGAATTGGCGTCTGTTTCATACAAACCACTTGTTGAGCTTAGCTCTGTGACAAGGATTGAATGTTGCAGTGAAAAGAAGTACCAAACAGCTGCCAGCATACATTTCCCATTATCTTCTCAACTCTCTAAGGAACAATCCCTACTGCTTTAAAGAGATTGTGGTCGGTCTGTGGCCTTCAAAGCCTTGAGAGTGAATCTGAATCTAGGATTGTGTGGGCACTATCCATTGAAACAGTGAAAATTAAGCTGCATAAAGGCAGATTTATAATagacaattttcttttctttgtttctttttttctgtctgtctatttCACTGCCCCCTTCTGTCTGCAGCTATTCTGTGTCTGTCATGAATCTGCATCAGATCTGGATTTATGTACTGGCTGTGAGCTCAAAGAGCTGTGACATATGccccatttttcttttcatgttctGTGAAGGAAGTGGCAAGGCATGACAGGGTTGTGACTAGTCTACTTTGCTGATGCTTCACTGATGTAGATTCACATGCATAGCATTCTTCTATTGTTGTCTTTATATGTCCACaaagacatttatttcatttatacagCCCTCATTTCTGCTGCCATAATACAAGGACAGTTGATTCTCTTCCTAAACCCAATCTCCTCCACACACATTATGTAATGTGATGTAGCATCTACATGCAGAGGTAAGGGAGACTGCAAGGCGGGGCAGAGGCAGCAGTAGTGGCAGTATTTCTCTGTGTGACTGTGGATTAATGCAGGCTGTTCCTGGGAGGTTGCTAACTGTTGCCCTGATCTGGCCAGGCAAGacagctgcagcagctggtCGCTCTGTCCCCACCAAGCCCTGCCAGCTTTGGGTTGATATGGGAACAGTGCCAGCCAGCCACTCACAGATTGCAGCAATCGTTatgtcacagacagacagacagacagacagacagacacacacatacacactatatTATAACTTAAATATATCACAGCACcactacacatatacatacctaATTATAACACACATGCATTGATGTGTGAATGTTAAAATGGTCCCTGAAATTactttgttttgctttaatttATATTGAGTGACGATATTTGATGaatgtcattttaaaacaacacagacaaaacGGAGCGCTGCCCAACTAATACTGTATGAGGCCAATGAAATTTAATTCCTGTGTGTTGATATGTTTGGTCAGGAAGCTTTTCTTGCAAATGCTTCTGCAAGTGCTTTACTGATAGTCACAGTTGAATTAAAGGCACTATGAATTTGAATTTGAGGAAGTTGCTCTTGTAAATGAGTATACAAAATGTCTCTTGACATCTGCTTTGTCTCATGCATTCAGGTCCTGGATTTGATCTCCAGTGACAATCTCAACGTGCCATCTGAAGAGGAAGTGTACCGGGCTGTGTTGAGCTGGGTGAAACATGATGTAGATGGACGCAGGCAACATGTACCTTGGGTAAGACTTTCTTTCTGATCATATTTCTCACCCCACATTTTCTAGTTTGACTATACTCTGCATACAAAACACTTCCATCACATTTCCTCTATTCCCCTTCTCCTGACCCAAACTCAACACCCTCCATCCCTTTGCCCCCGTTAGCTGATGAAGTGTGTCCGGCTGCCACTGCTGAGGCGAGACTTTCTGATGAGCAACGTGGATACAGAGCTGCTGGTGCGACACCACTCTGAGTGCAAGGACCTTCTGATCGAGGCTCTCAAGTACCACCTGATGCCTGAGCAGAGGGGAGTCCTCAGCAACAGCCGGACGCGCCCGCGACGCTGTGAGGGCGCCAGCCCTGTGCTCTTCGCCGTTGGTCAGTGTGCCCCTGAAGGTACCCATTAGGGTACACTTAGGCCACACTTCAATTAACTTTAGCTtctgaagtaaaaaaaagaaatctgaaaaagtgcAAAAATCTGCATGTTTACAACTGGGAGAGAACAAATACTGATATATTATATGAGACAAGATAATGTCTGGGATTATTATAGCACTGGCATATATTAGTTTAGATGTTTTCCAGGTTTTAGTGGTTGCATTTCAGTGAAACATTAGTTTAAACTTCTTTGACTGTTAAAGCTAAATGAAATGACCAATAAATGCCACTTCCTAAAATTCTATTTTATCCAGATGAGATTTGGTTAATCTTATCTTATTATGTATCTAAGTTAacaatgttttgttgctgtaGCCTTGCACAGCTTCCCTCTTCTAAACTAAACCATGTAAATACAATTACAGTTCATTGTTTGGTCTTAAAAAGCATACCTCCTCATAAAGTATATCAAAATATATCTCtccaaaattaaaaagtaaatagtGTAGCGTAATAAAGACTGTAACTTGATCCTGTATTGAGCCCAGAAGTGAACACGGGTCTCAGACAAATTCATCCCAAAACCCCAAAACTTGGAATAATTCCTCCTGACATTATGGCCTACATTGGCCAAAATCCCTATGATCCTTTTCATATTTACTTAGCTGCCTGAATGCATTTTTTCAccatattgtgtttgtgtgtgtctgtaggtgGTGGCAGCCTGTTTGCCATCCATGGAGACTGCGAGGCGTATGACACCAGGACGGATCGCTGGCACATGGTGGCGTCCATGTCCACTCGGCGGGCACGGGTGGGCGTGGCAGCCATTGGGAACAGACTTTATGCTGTTGGAGGGTGAGTGAGAACTTTAGGGTTGACCATTGTCTCAAAACTAGTTAACCTACCATCTCATCCCTTAACTCAAACACTAACTAAACCTTTTATGAAGATGAAGATTTGGCCGGCAAAATGTGGATGATTTACAGAATAATCCTGAAAAAAAACGGCCTCAGCCGTGTGCTCCTGATAAGATGTTACAAGCGTTGCTGTAATGTAAAGCAAAATGCCTATTTAACTTGATTAATTTTTGCATTTCAAAGATAATTTTAGGCAGCATGGTTTTGTGTCATCATCAAAAACCcttttttgattaatttataTTCATATCTCATCAGGTATGATGGAACCTCAGACCTTGCCACTGTAGAATCCTACGACCCCATCACCAACGCCTGGCAACCTGAGGTTTCCATGGGCACACGGCGGAGCTGTTTGGGTGTAGCGGTCCTGCATGGCCTTCTGTACGCTGCTGGAGGTTATGATGGAGCTTCCTGCCTCAATAGGTACTCACAGACTAAGCTTTTGGTAATGAATGCTAAACATCAAGATACTTTTAAGCTAGatgcttttttgtttgtcatgATGCTGTTTTCTAGACCAGGTCTCAAAGACAGTTTATCTAAATAGGGCAGCCTTTTGGTGTCATTATAATGAATACAAGTTagtctttttcctcctctttcagTGCAGAGCGTTACGACCCTCTGACCAGTACATGGACCTCCATTGCTGCCATGAGCACACGTAGGAGATATGTCCGAGTAGCAACTCTGGGTAGGAACTTGCCTGAATCATAAAATCATGATGAACATCCTGTTCtactgtatgtttatgtttCACTGTCTGCATTTGAATGTCTGAAATCAAGAGGGAGTTGCCACCTTGGTATTTGACTGCTAATATTCACATTCTCAGTGTTTACTCCCTTTCCCCTCCAGATAGCAGCTTGTATGCAGTGGGAGGTTATGACAGTTCCTCACATCTTGCAACAGTGGAGAAATATGACCCCCAGGTAAATTGCATGCTGTTAAATTTATCATCAAAGTAACTTGTCTGTTGCCAAGATCAACTGAATTTGGAGACTTAAGCGCACAATACAGATGTATCTATGAACATGTGACCAAttctctgtctgttgatgtaATGAACAGAGCAACACGTGGATAGCCATTGCCAACATGCTGAGTCGGCGCAGCAGTGCCGGGGTGGCCGTGTTAGATGGCATGCTGTATGTCGCGGGAGGCAATGACGGCACCAGCTGCCTGAACTCTGTGGAGCGATTTAACCCCAAGGCCAACACCTGGGAGGGAGTGGCCCCCATGAACATCCGCAGGTGAGCCTGCACCCACAGTTCATATTAGTACAAACAGAATGGTCAAGTCCAGGTCCGGTAACAACAGAATTATGTCTTTCAAAACAGTTTTAGTATGATTAGAAAAGAAGTGAAATCAAATGTGAAATAACTCAAACATGAGAGAATAAAACTGCATAGGAAAAATTAGCTCTGCAAAGATAaattgttatttccactcttcattctaaccccaaccggcccgtcagacaccgcctaccaagagcctgggtctgtccgaggtttctgcctaaaaggaagtttttcctcgccactgtcacactgttgcttgcacaggaggaaactactagaactgttgggtccttgtaaattatggagtgtggtctagacctactctatctgtaaagtgtctcgagataactcttgttatgaattgatactataaataaaattgaattgaaattgaattaaatgtttATAAGAACACATGACAACCTGGGAGGGGTCCATGGAATGTCTAGTCAATTCAGCCTTAGCCAACTGAGCCATCACGAAGACCCGGTCTTACTATTCCAACTACACAGGTTCACCTTACAGTACAGTAAGGAAATGCATTGGCCTCAtaaacacttttcttttcttttttttttttttttggggggggggggggggggtaaaacactgtggtgccccCAGTTtaccttttaaacaaaagtaaaaactagAAGGTAAaagctaaattaaaaataaattgacaaTAAAAAGTACCTCTGCTGCCATTATATAGGCGTAGGATTTAGGGAAATTTGGATGTCTTTTTCACTGCCTAAACCTTCTTAAGGCATAAAGATAAAAAGAcctattttctttcttaaatcTTAGAAGATGAAACATGCCCTGCGGGTGATTTTCAAAGGATGCACACACTTACAGCATTGTATTGATACAAGATTGGCATTGGGGTTAGAGATTTAGAGATGAAGCCGTCTTGGAGTTGAGGAcacatcagcagattcacttgTTCCCCAGGCCcctagacagacagacagacagacactcagacactcactcactcttaGTTTCTTGTATGTGTGCCAGTATACTAGAAGGCAGGAAACCTGACAACAGTTGACTATGCAGCCCCATGAATAACCCATGTGATAATCAGATGGGAGCTTTGAGTGCTTTTCTTGTCCCGTTGCTGAGTGACTCCATTTACACAGTCCAAAACATCACACTGTATTGACCACTAATCTATCGCTCATCTAAACAATTTTACACTTGAAAATACTGTAGAATAATCTCACTACATCGTGTGTAATCAACACTCAAATATTTTTTGGACTGAATCCTCTTtgatgacaataaaaacaaacccaacaaaccATTAACCTTTCCACTGCTCCACTCATTATTAGTTACTATTATTAGTTcaatgtttaaattaaaatatatcagTTATTGTACCATCTGTACTTCTCACAATCTCTTTTGTTATATCTTACTTTTTCTACGCAATCAATGATAATGTTCATACAGTGGGCTTGCATTTCTAAACGTAATGCAAAGCCCACACGGCATCCACTGTAAACTGTAAACCATTGGCACTTTTGAATAAATGTAGTTAGCTAGATTAAACAGAATGCATAGAAATTATTATTCATTCTTGTTTGGAAACAAATATGCTgaattagatttttcttttctgttagGAGCACCCATGACCTTGTGGCGATGGATGGCTGGTTATACGCAGTAGGAGGTAACGATGGCAGCTCCAGCCTCAACTCCATTGAGAAGTACAACCCGCGCAGCAACAAATGGGTCGCAGCCTCCTGCATGTTTACACGGCGCAGCAGTGTGGGTGTCGCTGTGTTGGAGCTGCTGAACTTCCCACCACCCTCCTCACCCACCCTCTCGGTTTCCTCCACCAGCCTTTGACACGGGGTCACCGCTTGGCTGACCTCGGCCTCTGCTGCAACAGCCCAGACTGGCTCTGGGAAGAGACGCAATTGCTCGTTTTGAGACGGGGAGGTGGAGGATGCGAGTGGACAGGTAAATGGATTgaggggggagaaagagggacGGTGTGAATAGGGCTCCTGGCTTGGTTATTATACAGTATCCTCCAGAATTAGTGGCACTTATGCAGTGGGTAAAGGTTAGCCAAACATGGTTTAACAAATGTACACCATACGTaataaacttttatttaaaaatcaaggCAATTTAAAAGTTGTTAATGTGCAATACCCTTTAATCTCAAAAGGCGATGTTCCACACGTAAGACATTAATTTTTCATGAACAGTTAAGGGATGCCAGATGAATTCTGAAAGATCCATCAAGAGGTTTTTTGATTTCATGGTTAAACCAATCTTGCTGCTCTTTACCAAATTGTCCATTCATTCTGGACTGAACTGTATCTGGTCTGGATGCCTGTAACTCCACTGTATAGCTTCACCATACAGATACCAGCTTCCACTCTCTTCAAGAGTACAAAGATGTTTCCTGATGTGTTAACATTGCCCAATCTTTCCGCTATCTTTCCAAGCtctacttttttccccccaccacTCCAGTGTTTGACACACTCGTAGTGAAATGTGGTGGACACTTTAATTCTGTCATGTgtgatgtaaatgttttttgtttgatgttGTTATCCTCTGCATCTTTTAATGTCAGAATTGTTTTTGCAATAGtgtacaaaaaaagagaaactgaatGATTTAACTTTTTGAATGTAGCTTTTGACTGGGTATACCATGCATGTGTTTACTTATTGACATTGACTCCCATCAGGAGGATAAAATGTTGTAGTGCTGCTATGCCACAGTAGGTGGCAGTAACAGGCAATGTTATAAAACCTTCCCACACTGTAAGCCCGCATGAACACAACCAACAAAGGAGAAGTTAGGCCCTCAGAACTgtttttgaatcttttttttttttttttataaacacagaAGAATTATGTTGaactatatgtatttataaaaagGTATACATTCTAAtatattctgtttttaaagatgcTTAAAGAAGTAAACagattgtttttaatatttatttaggTGAGATATTGTCaatgaaaatgacaaagagaATGTAGGTGTGAGAGAGGTAGGCTAGTTGTTCAGATTGTGTGCATTTGGAGTTTCTCCTGGTTAAGAGGACCGATTGTTGCACTTTAATATGCagcattttatttacatttcttaatGTTTCTTCACTGCCACAAGCTTGATCTCACATGAAACTGTCCGCTATATTTGTGCAAAAGGCTTTAACTGCTTGCAAACCTACAGACCAGTCAATGAAAGGACTCTATATTGTCTTTAATCCTACTTAACAAATTAGTTTAAGTGGACATGAAGGTGGATATAATCCTTGGACACAATGACAGTCTAAGATTACATTAAAGCAGAAAGTTTACCTACTGTGTACCAACACTTGACACTAATGATAAATACTGTTGACACTTGGTGCTGTCACATTTCCTTCCATACATAATCAAATGTGGTGTTTTGTTATATTACATACCTCATTGTTGAAATGGATCAGACTCTATTGCAACAAAGTTGAGCTAGAAAAAACTGTATAATTACCTACAAATATACTGGCTTTAGAGCATGTGGGTGACTTGGGAATGTCATCACTGAACACTgcattgtttaaaataaatggattaCTTAGAGTCTTCTTGACTCCGTTAATTCCTGGGTTCATGTGAAGTGCAGTGATACTATTCCAAACTTCTGAGAAGTTGCTTTTTGAAGGATTTTGTTGATCCggttctgtttatctttaactAACTTACTTTTCATTTGTTAGAGTGGACCCAGTAGAATAGGGGCTGTGAGGGTCTAAtgaagatgttgtttttttgtaaagttgcTGTGAGTCAGGGCCAGACTTTAAGAGACAGGCACATAAAACCACAAGGCCTCCATTCTGCAGATTGGTCTGTAAATACAAAAATTGCTCATCTTAAATCCAATTTCAATGTGATTGtagttttgttttagtttgtgttCAATGTGGTgaccattttttatttataatatgtttatttatgagGAACTTTAAAATATTGAATTTTGCACTATTGCGAAATGGAGcaatacactgtaaaaatgaaataaagatgTTTTCAGATGTGATAACTGCCTTGACGAGTTTAAACACATGGGTATTCACACATGGGTAATGTAAAACTACAGTTTTTTCCATGCATCTGCAAAAGTGAAAACACAACCATACACACTGAAGGTTGTGTTGCTtgcactttgtgtgtttgttgctaGGCTCACTATAAACTGTTGCTTGGTACCTTCCCAACATGCTCCTCTTTCATAGTGATctcagcagacagctgaacACTCTCACTTTACCCTTCTTGACCTCAGTCACATGGCATTCCCACCTGTGGCtgcctctgcacacacacaaacctcccAATTCCCAACCtcccaaaacacacagaaacacaggcTAAATATACACAATGCAAAACACCTACAACTTtgaatgggagaaaaaaggCACGTAGAGCTGGTTTAACAGTATTAACATCtttgcatacagtatgtgtttgggGCTTTGCTAAACTTCTGGTATTTGATGGCAAAAACACGTACCATGGTCACAGATACTGAAAACGTGAACAACTAAACAATTTACATAGTGTCAGGTGTTCAACTTTTATATGGCAATATGGCAAAAGAGAACACTGTCAGACTTTTAGAACACTACAGGATGAATTTGATATTTTTGGAAATAatatgcttgtttgttttctttgatgAAGAGATTGACACAGCAGACTCAGGATAAATaggaagctacagccagcagccaatTAGCTTAAAAACACTAGAAACAGGGAACCGC from Etheostoma spectabile isolate EspeVRDwgs_2016 chromosome 7, UIUC_Espe_1.0, whole genome shotgun sequence includes the following:
- the klhl17 gene encoding kelch-like protein 17 isoform X1 is translated as MHTITDAMGTKIAQDTCHNTCLSADLNSSQLPRVRPRQEPVTATSGTMMEGGMQLLNRDGHSISHNSKRHYHDSFVSMNRMRQRGLLCDIVLHVSNKEIKAHKVVLASCSPYFHAMFTTLVLCDNADEMSESRQTHVTLHDIDCQALEQLVQYAYTAEIVVGEGNVQTLLPAASLLQLNGVRDACCKFLLSQLDPSNCLGIRGFADTHSCSDLLKSAHKYVLQHFVEVSKTEEFMLLPLKQVLDLISSDNLNVPSEEEVYRAVLSWVKHDVDGRRQHVPWLMKCVRLPLLRRDFLMSNVDTELLVRHHSECKDLLIEALKYHLMPEQRGVLSNSRTRPRRCEGASPVLFAVGQCAPEGGGSLFAIHGDCEAYDTRTDRWHMVASMSTRRARVGVAAIGNRLYAVGGYDGTSDLATVESYDPITNAWQPEVSMGTRRSCLGVAVLHGLLYAAGGYDGASCLNSAERYDPLTSTWTSIAAMSTRRRYVRVATLDSSLYAVGGYDSSSHLATVEKYDPQSNTWIAIANMLSRRSSAGVAVLDGMLYVAGGNDGTSCLNSVERFNPKANTWEGVAPMNIRRSTHDLVAMDGWLYAVGGNDGSSSLNSIEKYNPRSNKWVAASCMFTRRSSVGVAVLELLNFPPPSSPTLSVSSTSL
- the klhl17 gene encoding kelch-like protein 17 isoform X3, which translates into the protein MHTITDAMGTKIAQDTCHNTCLSADLNSSQLPRVRPRQEPVTATSGTMMEGGMQLLNRDGHSISHNSKRHYHDSFVSMNRMRQRGLLCDIVLHVSNKEIKAHKVVLASCSPYFHAMFTNEMSESRQTHVTLHDIDCQALEQLVQYAYTAEIVVGEGNVQTLLPAASLLQLNGVRDACCKFLLSQLDPSNCLGIRGFADTHSCSDLLKSAHKYVLQHFVEVSKTEEFMLLPLKQVLDLISSDNLNVPSEEEVYRAVLSWVKHDVDGRRQHVPWLMKCVRLPLLRRDFLMSNVDTELLVRHHSECKDLLIEALKYHLMPEQRGVLSNSRTRPRRCEGASPVLFAVGQCAPEGGGSLFAIHGDCEAYDTRTDRWHMVASMSTRRARVGVAAIGNRLYAVGGYDGTSDLATVESYDPITNAWQPEVSMGTRRSCLGVAVLHGLLYAAGGYDGASCLNSAERYDPLTSTWTSIAAMSTRRRYVRVATLDSSLYAVGGYDSSSHLATVEKYDPQSNTWIAIANMLSRRSSAGVAVLDGMLYVAGGNDGTSCLNSVERFNPKANTWEGVAPMNIRRSTHDLVAMDGWLYAVGGNDGSSSLNSIEKYNPRSNKWVAASCMFTRRSSVGVAVLELLNFPPPSSPTLSVSSTSL
- the klhl17 gene encoding kelch-like protein 17 isoform X2; protein product: MHTITDAMGTKIAQDTCHNTCLSADLNSSQLPRVRPRQEPVTATSGTMMEGGMQLLNRDGHSISHNSKRHYHDSFVSMNRMRQRGLLCDIVLHVSNKEIKAHKVVLASCSPYFHAMFTTLVLCDNADEMSESRQTHVTLHDIDCQALEQLVQYAYTAEIVVGEGNVQTLLPAASLLQLNGVRDACCKFLLSQLDPSNCLGIRGFADTHSCSDLLKSAHKYVLQHFVEVSKTEEFMLLPLKQVLDLISSDNLNVPSEEEVYRAVLSWVKHDVDGRRQHVPWLMKCVRLPLLRRDFLMSNVDTELLVRHHSECKDLLIEALKYHLMPEQRGVLSNSRTRPRRCEGASPVLFAVGGGSLFAIHGDCEAYDTRTDRWHMVASMSTRRARVGVAAIGNRLYAVGGYDGTSDLATVESYDPITNAWQPEVSMGTRRSCLGVAVLHGLLYAAGGYDGASCLNSAERYDPLTSTWTSIAAMSTRRRYVRVATLDSSLYAVGGYDSSSHLATVEKYDPQSNTWIAIANMLSRRSSAGVAVLDGMLYVAGGNDGTSCLNSVERFNPKANTWEGVAPMNIRRSTHDLVAMDGWLYAVGGNDGSSSLNSIEKYNPRSNKWVAASCMFTRRSSVGVAVLELLNFPPPSSPTLSVSSTSL